The Pseudodesulfovibrio sediminis genome includes the window GTAGACATGGAGCAGTATGCCGATTGGCCTGAAAGCGTGAAATTGCTGGCAGCAAATCTGGCTGCCGAACTTTTCCTCGTTCGTTATAATCCCTTCATCGACCCTGCTCTGGTCAAAAAGTCCGTGGACCGCAGACTGAATATGTCCAAGCCCATGCTGGACAAGGAGTTCGCCCAGATCCTGACCAAGGGCATCGAACTTTTCTGGGAACGGCACAACGCAGAATTGGCCTTCCGCGAATCCATAATCAACAGACTCAAGGCCTTCATGCCCGAGAACGGCATCGGAGACGAACCGCACTGCCGCGTCGAATCCGCCACCGACTCCACGGACCTGCGCATGGAACTGCCCATGCTCGTGCTCTTCCCCGAGAACGAGAAACAGATACAGGACATCGTCAAACTGGCCAACGAAATGCACTTCGGCATCATCCCCCGCGGCGGCGGCACCGGCGCCACCGGTGGCGCGATCCCGGCCGAGACCCGATGCGTCATCCTTTCGCTCTCCCGCTTCAAAAAGATTCTGGGCATCGACGCTGAAAACAGAATCCTCTCCGTGGAATCCGGCGTCATCACTCTGGACGCTATCCAGGCCGCGGCCAAGGAAGGATTGCTCTTCACCGTGGACCCGGCCTCCAAGGCCGCATCGTCCCTGGGAGGCAACATCGCCGAAAACGCCGGTGGTCCCTTCGCCTTTGAATACGGCACCACCATCGACAATATTTTGAGCTACCGAATGGTCCGCCCTGACGGTTCTCTCATTGAGGTTCGCCGCAAGGATCACCCCCGCCACAAGATTTACGATGTCGACGTAGCCATCTTCGAAATATTCGATGAAAATGGCAAACACATCGACTCCGTGACCCTCAACGGCGGCGATATCCGAGGCAAGGACCTTGGCAAGGACGTGTCCAACAAATATCTGGGCGGTCTGCCCGGTGTGCAGAAGGAAGGCACGGACGGCATCATCACCAACGCCCAGTTCATCTGCTATCCTGCGCTGAAACACGCCCGCGTTCTCTGTCTCGAATTCTTCGGCCGCTCCATGCACACGGCCATGCTCGTCATCAAGGACGTCGTCGCCCTGCGCGACACCATTCGCGAAGAAGGCGACTTGGTGAAGATCTCCGCGCTGGAGGAATTCGGCACCAAATACGTGCAGGCCATCGAATATCAGGCCAAGTCAACCCAATATGAAGGCCACCCCATTTCCGTACTCATTCTCCAGCTCGATTCCGATGATCTGGAAGCCCTTGAGGCGGCCTGCCAGACCATCGTGGCCCTGGCCCAACCTTTTGACGGCGTGGATATCTTTGCCGCGAAAGACGAAAAAGAGGCCGAACTCTTCTGGGAAGACCGGCACAAGCTCTCGGCCATTGCCCGCCGTACTTCCGGCTTCAAGATCAACGAGGACATCGTCATTCCCCTGGAAGTCATCCCGGATTTTTCGGACTTTCTGGAGAACCTGAACCTCATCTATCTGGCTAAAATCTACAAGACCTCCCTGGATCAGGTACTCACACTGAAAGGCGTGAACAGCGAGGACCCGGACATCAAGGAAGGCATGAGCCGCATTGCCGCCATCCTTGACGGCACCATGACAGCCAAGGATATTTCCGACTCCGAACAGGAAGTCCAGTGTCGCTATCTCTTCGTGAAGCTGCGCGACACCTATCCCAAGCTCGACCGCGAGATCAAAGCGATCTGGCAGGAGATGCAGCTCAAACGCATCGTCATCGCCAACCACATGCACGCAGGCGACGGCAACTGCCACGTCAATCTGCCGGTCAATTCCAACGACGCGGCCATGCTCGCCTCTGCGCATGAAGCGGCGGAAGTCGTCATGCGCAAGGTCTTGTCCATGGGCGGCGAGGTCTCTGGCGAACATGGCATCGGCATCACCAAGATCGCATTCCTGGGCGAAGACAAGATCAAGGCGCTGGCAGAATACAAGAAGATAATCGACCCGAACAACGTGCTCAACCCTGGCAAGCTTGTCTCCCGGACGCTGCCGAGTACACCGTTCACCTTCTCTTTC containing:
- a CDS encoding FAD-binding and (Fe-S)-binding domain-containing protein, yielding MAQLGPHISISDDQLITRAFGVVDMEQYADWPESVKLLAANLAAELFLVRYNPFIDPALVKKSVDRRLNMSKPMLDKEFAQILTKGIELFWERHNAELAFRESIINRLKAFMPENGIGDEPHCRVESATDSTDLRMELPMLVLFPENEKQIQDIVKLANEMHFGIIPRGGGTGATGGAIPAETRCVILSLSRFKKILGIDAENRILSVESGVITLDAIQAAAKEGLLFTVDPASKAASSLGGNIAENAGGPFAFEYGTTIDNILSYRMVRPDGSLIEVRRKDHPRHKIYDVDVAIFEIFDENGKHIDSVTLNGGDIRGKDLGKDVSNKYLGGLPGVQKEGTDGIITNAQFICYPALKHARVLCLEFFGRSMHTAMLVIKDVVALRDTIREEGDLVKISALEEFGTKYVQAIEYQAKSTQYEGHPISVLILQLDSDDLEALEAACQTIVALAQPFDGVDIFAAKDEKEAELFWEDRHKLSAIARRTSGFKINEDIVIPLEVIPDFSDFLENLNLIYLAKIYKTSLDQVLTLKGVNSEDPDIKEGMSRIAAILDGTMTAKDISDSEQEVQCRYLFVKLRDTYPKLDREIKAIWQEMQLKRIVIANHMHAGDGNCHVNLPVNSNDAAMLASAHEAAEVVMRKVLSMGGEVSGEHGIGITKIAFLGEDKIKALAEYKKIIDPNNVLNPGKLVSRTLPSTPFTFSFNRLIKDLDATALKDKEALMGLLKNIQTCTRCGKCKQVCPMYQPASGLMYHPRNKNIALGALIEGIYYSQIQTGEPAPKLMNELRALMDHCTACGKCQAACPVKIDSAGSALSIRSFLDSKGKSGHPVKQIILRNLAKNPAGNLPVTAKILSVGQSIQDKTVGMIPARWLSRINSPMITSRTPHIDFRNLAEELHLDTGSVFKHPTARRDDTVLYFPGCGASLFSRSIGMASVYLLLKSGVNVVMPDKHMCCGYPLLSSGCEEAYKTNRHRNIQDFLDLLVKTGKAGLKATTLLTACGTCRESLESYDFSGELEEPLKQMDVVQFLMERLPKTRRNTPALYHAACHTEWVDAPKMKAPEIYRATLAELSGTQVDLSPGCCGESGLGAMTTPEIYNLLRDRKQQQLEQDLGNDKRRPIVVGCPSCKVGIKRSMLQMKRSNRVIHTVEYLAEGIGGRKWKKDLKELLNQVERKGA